From the Plectropomus leopardus isolate mb chromosome 18, YSFRI_Pleo_2.0, whole genome shotgun sequence genome, one window contains:
- the LOC121957521 gene encoding ubiquilin-4-like — translation MTRKLTPDPSCSIGGVKMADQGAADPGNNNNNKPEESEGTIIKVTVKTPKDKEEIAIAEDASVTQFKEEISRRFKAKQDQLVLIFAGKILKDGDSLSQHGIKDGLTVHLVIKTAHKTGDGGSTSASSSTSTQAGNTSTSSPGTNSSSTAGSTGTAAPPTQTPNILTGFGDLAGLAGMGMGSANFMELQQQMQRQLMSNPEMLSQIMENPLVQNMMSNPDLMRQMIMANPQMQQLMERNPEISHMLNNPELMRQTMELARNPAMMQEMMRNQDRALSNLESIPGGYNALRRMYTDIQEPMFSAAREQFGSNPFSALGGNSESGAQPSRTENREPLPNPWGPPNSSNSSESAGGTTGSTSTTGGTTPSVSNPLGINPGSLGNGMFNSPGMQSLLQQISENPQLMQNMLSAPYMRSMMQSLAQNPELASQVLMNNPLFAGNPQLQEQFRSQLPIFLQQMQNPEALSVMTNPRAMQALMQIQQGLQTLQTEAPGLMPSLMSGGVPGGIPGGIPGGIAGGIPGIPTGGGLPTENPASSPSSAGTNTAQQQLMQQMLQMFAGGGGAGSATTQTPEVRFQSQLDQLSAMGFINREANLQALIATGGDINAAIERLLGSQPS, via the exons ATGACCCGGAAGCTGACGCCAGACCCGAGCTGTTCCATCGGCGGAGTAAAGATGGCTGACCAAGGCGCCGCAGATCCTggtaataacaacaataataaaccTGAAGAATCGGAGGGAACTATTATCAAGGTCACAGTAAAAACCCctaaagacaaagaagaaatcGCCATCGCAGAAGATGCCTCTGTCACTCAG TTTAAAGAAGAGATCTCGAGGCGATTCAAAGCCAAACAGGACCAGTTGGTTCTGATTTTTGCAGGGAAGATCTTGAAGGATGGTGACAGTCTCAGCCAACACGGCATCAAGGATGGCTTGACGGTTCACCTGGTCATAAAGACAGCACACAA GACAGGAGATGGCGGAAGCACCTCGGCCTCTAGCTCAACCTCCACTCAAGCAGGCAATACCTCCACCTCTAGTCCAGGTACCAActcctcctccacagcaggCTCTACCGGCACTGCTGCTCCACCCACACAGACGCCCAACATACTGA CTGGCTTCGGTGACCTGGCCGGTCTGGCTGGAATGGGCATGGGCTCAGCTAACTTcatggagctgcagcagcagatgcagaggcAGCTCATGTCCAACCCAGAGATGCTGTCTCAGATCATGGAGAACCCGTTGGTGCAGAACATGATGTCCAACCCAGACCTGATGAGACAGATGATTATGGCCAACCCTCAGATGCAGCAGCTGATGGAACGCAACCCTGAGATCTCCCACATGCTTAACAACCCTGAGCTCATGAGACAG ACCATGGAGCTGGCCAGGAACCCAGCCATGATGCAGGAAATGATGCGGAACCAAGACCGGGCTTTGAGCAACTTGGAGAGCATCCCAGGAGGTTACAATGCCTTGCGGAGGATGTACACAGACATCCAGGAACCCATGTTCAGTGCTGCCAGGGAACAG TTTGGTAGCAACCCATTCTCAGCTCTAGGAGGGAATTCTGAGTCTGGTGCCCAGCCTTCAAGGACAGAGAACCGGGAGCCCCTGCCCAATCCATGGGGGCCACCAAATTCTTCTAACTCATCTGAGAGTGCAGGGGGAACCACAGGAAGCACTAGCACCACAGGGGGTACAACTCCCAGTGTGTCCAACCCTCTGGGCATCAATCCTGGCAGTTTGGGCAATG GGATGTTCAACAGCCCGGGCATGCAGAGTTTACTGCAGCAGATCTCGGAAAACCCTCAGCTGATGCAGAACATGCTGTCTGCCCCCTACATGCGCAGCATGATGCAGTCACTGGCTCAAAACCCAGAGTTGGCCTCCCAG GTTTTGATGAATAATCCCTTGTTTGCTGGAAACCCACAGCTGCAGGAACAGTTCAGATCTCAATTGCCCATCTTTCTGCAGCAG ATGCAGAATCCAGAAGCCCTGTCAGTGATGACCAATCCCCGGGCCATGCAAGCTCTAATGCAGATCCAACAGGGTCTACAGACACTGCAGACAGAAGCACCAGGCCTCATGCCCAG TTTGATGTCAGGTGGTGTTCCTGGTGGTATTCCCGGTGGAATTCCCGGTGGAATTGCTGGTGGAATTCCTGGCATACCCACAGGAGGGGGCTTGCCTACAGAGAACCCGGCCTCCTCACCCAGCAGTGCAGGAACAAACACCGCCCAGCAGCAGCTGATGCAACAGATGCTCCAGATGTTTGctggaggaggtggagcaggGAGTGCAAcg ACCCAGACCCCTGAGGTGCGGTTTCAGTCCCAGCTGGATCAGCTGAGCGCCATGGGCTTCATTAACCGCGAGGCCAACCTGCAGGCCCTCATCGCTACTGGAGGAGACATCAACGCCGCTATTGAGAGACTGCTGGGCTCACAGCCCTCGTaa
- the LOC121957530 gene encoding ras-related protein Rab-25-like: protein MGSDESYNFVFKVVLIGESGVGKSNLLSRFTKNEFNHDTRTTIGVEFSTRTVQLDNYTIKAQIWDTAGLERYRAITSAYYRGAVGALLVYDISKHLTYESVDRWLKELFDNTDQHIVVMLVGNKRDLESLRTVPTEEAKDFAEKRGLMFMETSALDSTNVELAFSEILTAIHMKVISRQVTRGSISAVTLSDPIGPSREAHEGNKGCCKSS, encoded by the exons ATGGGGTCTGATGAGTCGTACAATTTTGTCTTCAAAG TTGTTTTGATAGGGGAGTCTGGCGTTGGAAAGAGTAACCTTCTGTCACGCTTCACCAAGAATGAGTTCAACCACGACACCCGCACCACCATTGGCGTCGAGTTCAGCACGCGGACTGTTCAGCTGGACAACTACACCATCAAAGCCCAAATCTGGGACACGGCTGGGCTAGAGCGCTACAGGGCTATCACTTCAGC GTATTACAGAGGAGCAGTAGGAGCGCTGTTGGTCTACGACATCAGCAAGCACCTGACCTATGAGAGTGTGGATCGATGGTTGAAAGAGCTCTTTGACAACACTGACCAGCACATCGTGGTCATGCTGGTGGGAAACAAGAGAGACCTCGAGTCCCTCAGGACTGTGCCCACAGAGGAGGCCAAGGACTTTGCAG AGAAGAGAGGTCTCATGTTCATGGAGACATCAGCGTTGGACTCCACCAATGTGGAACTTGCATTCAGTGAAATCCTCACAG CGATCCATATGAAGGTGATCAGCAGACAGGTGACCCGTGGCTCCATCAGTGCTGTAACCCTGTCCGACCCCATTGGACCCAGCCGAGAGGCACATGAGGGGAACAAGGGCTGCTGCAAGAGCTCCTAA